DNA from Fibrobacter sp. UWB15:
CGGCACCGTCTTTAACGCCTTCGCAACTGCCGTAAATGCGGCCCTGACCTTGTGAGTTCTTGCCGGTCATCAGCTGACCATACTGGCTGACAGGCCCGATGCGGGTGGGGGTAATGTCTTGGGCGGTGGCAAGCGTTGCGCACAGTGCCAAAGACGACAAAAATGCGGATATGGTTAAAGTTTTCATAGAACATCCCTTTTTTTACGGAAAATAGGTTTTGGAATGCGAAAACGACAAAAAACGGAACCTTTTTCTGTTTACACCTGTATAATGGGCGAAAATCGCTTTTTTTACAGCTTTTTAGCGTGATTTTAAACACGAAACGCAAAAATAAAAGTTGTTTTTTTGCAAAAATCCATTATCTTTGAGGGTAGAGTAAAAAGGAGTATATATATGGGATGTAAAGTTTGGGCCGCGTCTTTGGCGTTGGCTTTTGGTCTTTCTCAAGCGACGGTGAATTTCCCGTTTCCGCAGATGTCTGACTATGGTGGCAATGCGACTCTTCTGAGTGACAAGGCCGCCGCTTCGGAACAGCTGAAAAAGCAGTTCCTGTACTGGAAACAGGCCATGTACAACGAATCGGGCGATATCGCAGGCATACGTTCTGACCCCGGTTCCGATGCGTATTTTTCGGAAGGTGTCGGCTACGGCATGCTTCTGATGGTCTACTTTAGCGACAACACGACGAGCTATCAGGCCGAATTCGACAAAATCTGGAATTTTTACAAGAAGTTCCAGAACGAAAACGGACTTATGATCTGGAAAATCGGTAACCTTTCGGAATCTTGGGATGCGGGCAACGGAGCCGCTCTCGACGGCGATATCGATGCCGCTGCCGCCCTTGTGATGGCGTACTACCAGTTTGGCGACGAAAAGTATAAGGAAGATGCCAAGAAACTCATCCAGGCCATGAAAAAGTCCGAGTTCGAATCGAATGGCTTGCACTTGCCGGGCGACAAGTGGGGCGATGCCGGCTTTAACCGTAAGAATCCGGGTTATTTCGATCCGGCTTACATGCCCTTGTTTGCCGCAATCGATGAAGAAAATGCCGAATTCTGGAGTAAGACAGCCTACGATGCGAATATGAAGTTGTACGAATCGAGCTCTGACGAAGTCTCGACGGGCCTGGTGGATGACTGGACCGACAAAAACGGCAAGAGCGAAGACGATTATTATAGCTACGATGCCTCGCGCGCTCCGTGGCGTAAC
Protein-coding regions in this window:
- a CDS encoding glycosyl hydrolase family 8, which gives rise to MGCKVWAASLALAFGLSQATVNFPFPQMSDYGGNATLLSDKAAASEQLKKQFLYWKQAMYNESGDIAGIRSDPGSDAYFSEGVGYGMLLMVYFSDNTTSYQAEFDKIWNFYKKFQNENGLMIWKIGNLSESWDAGNGAALDGDIDAAAALVMAYYQFGDEKYKEDAKKLIQAMKKSEFESNGLHLPGDKWGDAGFNRKNPGYFDPAYMPLFAAIDEENAEFWSKTAYDANMKLYESSSDEVSTGLVDDWTDKNGKSEDDYYSYDASRAPWRNAKAVCWHGDQRALAIDKKMAEFVSTVSASNMKGPVIRSSGSLGNDHNSTFVTSLMTALISDAKYQSKLDEYWKEAVALGDENYFNQSLKLLNGLLVSGNMPNLMNANSGMTGIAKSKVANAPAVSLQGRTLQVRTDGAARVDVFNVAGHAVKTQAGSQAMDLQGLPAGVYMVRIQAKNATVMQKIRLQ